Within Vigna unguiculata cultivar IT97K-499-35 unplaced genomic scaffold, ASM411807v1 contig_165, whole genome shotgun sequence, the genomic segment cccacaccagtggttcgggtcaccctcaagaacacgtgATCTCCAGCCTCAAATTCCAAGGGCCTCCTTCTGCGATCTGCATGTGCCTTTTGTCTGCTCTGTAAAGCCTGCATTCTATTCCTCACTAATCTTACCTTCTCGGTGGTTCGTTCCAACAATTCTGGCCCAACTAACACTgcctccccatcctgataccaacacaaGGGAGTCCTGCACCTCCGTccataaagagcctcatatggTGCCATCCCAATGCTTGCATGGAAACTATTATTGTAGGTGAACTCAATCAACGGTAAcacttcatcccaagcacccaagtgATCTAGTATGCATGTTCACAGTAAGTCCTCAAgcgactggatcgtcctctcagactgaccatcTGTTTAAGGATGATAGGCTGAACTCATCGTGAGTTTGCTTCCCAAAGCACCCAGCAAGGTTTGCTAAAACCGTGATGTGAACCGTGGATCTCTGTCTGACACAATGCTCGAAGGCACCCCATGCAACCTCACGATCTCCTTGATGTACAACTGAGCCAACTTTACCATAGAAATCCTCAGGTTCATTGCTAGGAAATgtgcactcttggtcaatcggTCCACTATGACCTAGATGGTGTCATGCCCTCTAAAagttcgtggcaaatgggtcacaaagtccatcgagatgctatcccatttctACACTGGTATCTCCAGAGGCTGTATCATCCCATCGGGTCTCTGGTGTTCCACCTTTGCCTTCTGACAGGTTAGATAGGCAGACACGAATTGTGCCACATCCTTCTTTATCCCTTGCCACCAGAAAGCTTCCCTGAGAtcttgatacatcttagtcatgcccgGATgcagctaagacgactcttgtgcccttcctcaaggattaGCCTTTTCACCTCAACCTCATCAGGCACACACATTTTGCCCTGAAATCTCAAGAGGTCGTCATTACCCAAAACAAAGTTCATTGCCTCTTCTGACCCCAATTGCTCTCTCACCTTATTCAGACTAGCATCCAATAGTTGTCTTTCCCTAACTGAGTTCAGAAAGTCACTAGATATGGTCAGGTTACTACATTTGATGGATCCTGATTCCAGCTCCACCTGCAGTTTCATGTCTCTTAATTTCTCCAACAGTTCCACCTCCTTGATCATGAGCTGAGCGGCGTGCAAcgtcttcctactcagagcatcGACTACTACGTTCGCCTTCCCTGGATGGTACAAAAGCTGAAAATCATAATCCTTtaagaattccatccatctcctctgcctcatgtttaaCTCCTTTTGATCAAATAGGTACTTCAGACTCTTGTGATCTTTGAATACCCAGAATTGAACACCATAGAGGTAGTGCCTCCAAATTTTCAAGGCGAAAACTATAGCTGCCAgctctaggtcatgagtggggtagtttctctcatgcaccttgGGTTGCCTCGAAGCGTAGGCCACTGCCttcttctcctgcatcaacacacaacccagCCCTAGGTGGgaggcatcacaataaacctcaaagggttttcCAACATCCGGGATAACCAATATCGGGGTGCTTGTCAAACGTCGCTTCAGCTCTTGGAaactttcctcacacttatccgtccAAGCAAAGGGTTGGTCTTTCCGAGTAACCTGGGTCAggggcgccactatcttggagaatccctctatgaatctcctatagtagccggCTAAACCCACAAAGCTTCTGATTTCGGTTGCTAACTTGGAACTTTCCCACTTAACCACTGCGTCGACTTTTGCTGGGTCTACCGCAATGCCTTGTGCAGATATCACATGGCCCAAGAATTGtacctcatccatccagaattcacacttggacagTTTAGCATATAGTCCCTTCTCCCTCAGGATACCAAGCACTAGCCTCAGGTGCTCAACATGCTCTTCCTGAgtcctggaatagataaggatgtcgtctatgaagactacgacaaacttatccaagaatggcctgaaaattttgttcatgtagtccatgaacactgtcggagcattggtcacaccaaaaaggcataaccacatactcgtagtgtccaTACCGGGACCTGAAGGCCGTCTTCTCTACATCATCTGCCTTCACCAAAATCTGGTGATATCCCGACCGCAAGTCAATCTTTGAAAACACCGAGGatccatgcaactgatccatcaagtcatctattctCGGGATggggtacttgttcttgatggtcatATTGTTCAACTGTCTGTAGTCTACACAGAACcgcgaactcccatccttcttcttcaccagcAGCACCGGCGCTCCCCAAGGTGAGGTATTGGGTCGGATAAACTGCTTCCCCAGCACTGAGCACCGTCCTGTAGCTCCTTCATAACCCCGTGGGATGataacaactcaggctcctctgagttggGAAATAACAGCCTCTTCTCTTGGCATTCTATAAGGATACGATTGGCAGAGAGTCAATCCATTCCTAGGATCACTTtcaactcctgtagaggtaggcataTCAGATTCACTTTGTACCTGTGTCCttctacctccactggacaccaagcacacaaggacgatgtcctgaccaaacccgatgcCGGAGTAGATACCATAAGGTCACATTGCAGTTCACAAACCAGCAGACCCAACCTTTGCACACAAGTTTCaaacacaaaagagtgtgtcgctccagagtcatacaaaacacatgcaaattTACCAACAATCACACAACGACCTATGACAAGGTTACCTGAGCCTGCTGCCTTCGCTCCAGTCATGGCGTATACTCTGCCCGATGCTTGAGGTCTGTTGCCTCCCCTCCTCTGCTGATTCTGGATTGGGGCTGGAATTGGAGTACGCGTCGCTGTCCTCACGAGGGTGGGGCAATCTCTGCCGAAGTGGCCCTCCTTGCCACAATTGTTACACCTCTTGAAGCTCGCAAGCTGGGGGCAGACATTCCTCTTGTGCGGTCCCGCACACTGGTAGCACTAAACCCTGCTCTGTTGGGAAGAAGTCTTCCTAGACCCTTGGGACTGGAAATGGGGCCGAGTATAGAGCTTCCTCCTCTCCTTATGCCTATGCCTGGACCCAGACGGTCCTCCCACTCTCTGCTGATGAGGGTGCTGAGTTTCCACTTCAACCTTCATCTTTTCCATGACCCTGGCCTTCTCCACAAAGGTtacaaaatccttgatggacagcGGGGCCACCATCAAACGAAGATCCCCGCGGAGGCCATTCTCGAACTTCCTACATCGCCACTCTTCATGCAGTGGCATGGTATAAAAATGATTGAGATGCTTGAAATTTTCTGCATACTCAGCCACAGATTTGCTTCCTTGAGTCAATTGCAAAAACTCCACCTTTTTAGCATATTTGACGCTGTCAGGGAAGTACTCAGAGAGAAACTTTCTCCTAAAGACCTCTCAAGTAACTGGTTCTTACCTCTCATCCATGATGGACTTCATACTGATCCACCAGTGCTCAGCATCACCCGTGAGCATGTACACCGCGAAGGCCAACCTACTCTCCTCGGGGCATATCATAGCATAAAAAATCCTCTCAACCACTGATCTACGACATCTGGACCGGTCTTCCCATTAAACTTAGTCGGATGGTGCTTCAGAaagtcttccaaactccattctCGATGGAGAGGTCTTGGGTCAGGACCATGGACAGGGGCGGTGGTCCTGTTTTCCTCCAACTGACGGAGGGCCTCCATGTGTTGACGGTGAGCGTCCTCAGCAGCCACCCTAGCAGCTTCCATCTGTTGCAAAACCAGTTGTTGTTGCTCAAGTGATGCCGCCTGTCGTTGCATTGATGCTTCATGTTATTGCATCATGGTAGTACTCTGTTGTGCCATAGCAGCCACCATCGCTTCTATTGCCCTGGCGATGTCTGGTGCGTCACCCTGAGAAGGCTGAGAGTTCCTATGCTGAGGTGCCATGTCATTGACACACAGGAAACACAAGAGTTAGACTTGATTAGCTGAGAGCCTAGCTAGCAACACACAAGTTACAATGGTAGCTAAGCAGGCACACTAGACCATAGATCCTAAGGTtcgaccgctctgataccataaatgtaacgtcccaaaaACTGGATAACCTCAAATTGATAAAACGTCACATGCATAAATAATCAGAGAGTAAGGAGTTTGGAGTATGCAGGCATACAGTACACCAAGCATTTCCCATATTACATAAAAGAGGCTCCACACGGCCTAAACAAAGTACACTGGAAAAGCAAATAACTATACTAAGTCTTGTGCGGACAAGATAATCATAACTAGTAAAATCCTTCAGTGATGGGCCCCACAGTGGGCCCAATACTCATCCAATCCATCAAGCTGCAACATCCCTATTATCCATACCACTGCTAGGGTtcctcacatctgctcacatcaatcaaattgatgatcattgcaaggGAAGAAACcacataaaaatcataaaacaagcaaaagggtaagctatcATAAAGAAACCTCATATTATAACAATCCACATGTAATCTCAAAGCCAAGCATAAATAACAAGCATCACACCAGAGCTATCAAAATATATGAGACCCCAAGACTCAACTATCCGGATACgtaactgaggcaccaccacatggcagtggaattatgtcctaacaatgaggcgtcaccacgaggccttcgcggaattatacccttataggaggcaccaccacgtggcctccGTGGAATTACGCGCTGgcgttgaggcaccaccacgaccccccatggaattacgtccttttgTCGTGGCTCCACGAGACTCTCCCCTTAAGCgggtccatggaattacgtccaacagatgaggcgccaccaagatctctcactacaagagtcgtGGGATTATGCACTACCTATACTTTATACATATTCCACCCACCAATCAAGAGCTTCCCATAACATTAACATCATGTATAACAATGCCATCATGcaactcatgctttccaattcatacAACACAAAACAACA encodes:
- the LOC114171271 gene encoding uncharacterized protein LOC114171271, whose amino-acid sequence is MTKMYQDLREAFWWQGIKKDVAQFVSAYLTCQKAKVEHQRPDGMIQPLEIPVNEPEDFYGKVGSVVHQGDREVAWGAFEHCVRQRSTVHITVLANLAGCFGKQTHDEFSLSSLNRCFHASIGMAPYEALYGRRCRTPLCWYQDGEAVLVGPELLERTTEKVRLVRNRMQALQSRQKAHADRRRRPLEFEAGDHVFLRISRRIGPVAYEIALPPQMVNLPLVFHVSQLRKYVFDPAHVLEAEDRQIREDLTVEVPPIALEDSKVEERIGKIVRLIKVIWDREGRTVVLSVCVSELPASSFPGVSDGHSWSRSGRKSMENDEEKMECSGIWRIRGK